One stretch of Lysobacterales bacterium DNA includes these proteins:
- a CDS encoding class I SAM-dependent methyltransferase: MGDATHWQQVYTTKASDVVSWFRPHLDRSLEFIDAIALAPDAPILDVGAGTSTLVDDLLARGLRDVTVNDLADAALDHSRARIASLTPQLQHAVRFLPGDITTLALPTACYALWHDRAVFHFLTDPAQRRAYVAQAARSLRPGGHLLIATFALDGPERCSGLPVCRYDAAALAAEFAPHFRPVADAREQHPTPFGTTQSFQYVLLRGDLS, translated from the coding sequence ATGGGCGACGCCACGCATTGGCAGCAGGTGTACACGACCAAGGCCAGCGACGTGGTCAGCTGGTTTCGGCCGCATCTGGACCGTTCGCTCGAGTTCATCGACGCAATCGCGCTCGCACCCGACGCGCCCATCCTGGATGTCGGCGCGGGTACATCGACCCTGGTCGACGACTTGCTCGCGCGCGGTCTGCGTGATGTGACGGTGAACGACCTCGCGGACGCGGCGCTCGATCACAGTCGCGCGCGGATCGCGTCGCTGACGCCGCAACTGCAGCACGCCGTGCGCTTCCTGCCCGGCGACATCACCACGCTGGCGTTGCCCACCGCGTGCTACGCGCTCTGGCACGACCGCGCCGTGTTCCATTTCCTGACCGATCCCGCGCAGCGCCGCGCCTATGTCGCGCAAGCCGCGCGCAGCCTGCGTCCGGGCGGGCACCTGCTGATCGCCACCTTCGCCCTCGACGGCCCCGAACGCTGCAGCGGCCTGCCGGTCTGCCGCTACGACGCCGCCGCGCTCGCCGCCGAATTCGCCCCGCACTTCCGCCCTGTCGCCGACGCCCGCGAACAACACCCGACGCCGTTCGGCACGACGCAGTCGTTTCAGTACGTGTTGCTGCGCGGCGATCTCTCGTAG
- a CDS encoding GNAT family N-acetyltransferase, protein MNTGSLRVRRLDAGHDRTQFTCGVTAPDRYFHEQVTQDERRRVTVCFVAVDREDAVLGYYTLASASVALGDLPPRLAGKLPRYPTVPVVRLGRLAIARDAQGGGLGGALLADALVRVAQSEIGAYAMVVDAKDEQAVAFYRHHGFLPLASSPLQLFLPLASVAKLVR, encoded by the coding sequence TTGAATACCGGTTCGCTCCGCGTCCGTCGGCTCGATGCAGGCCACGACCGCACGCAATTCACGTGTGGTGTGACCGCGCCGGATCGCTACTTCCACGAACAGGTCACCCAGGACGAACGCCGCCGCGTCACCGTCTGCTTCGTAGCGGTGGACCGGGAGGATGCGGTGCTTGGCTACTACACGCTGGCGTCCGCAAGTGTCGCTCTGGGCGACTTGCCGCCCCGGCTTGCGGGCAAGCTGCCGCGCTATCCGACGGTGCCGGTCGTGCGCCTGGGTCGACTCGCGATCGCACGCGATGCGCAGGGCGGCGGCCTCGGCGGCGCGCTGCTCGCCGACGCGCTGGTGCGGGTTGCCCAGTCTGAGATCGGCGCCTACGCGATGGTGGTCGATGCGAAAGACGAGCAGGCCGTCGCGTTCTATCGACACCACGGTTTCCTGCCACTCGCATCGTCGCCACTGCAACTGTTCCTGCCGCTGGCGTCAGTGGCCAAGCTCGTTCGCTGA
- a CDS encoding Zn-dependent exopeptidase M28, whose amino-acid sequence MLPALALGLQMGLTTATPMPAALVSIGQHSQFELDRYTRQIEQDGGWWLEMENRLLVVAPPTRLPDLLAGLKVEQDLGWLRPDDLALQTRACGVEEGPQLPAIADTGRFALVRTPATWLPYKSPEVSEWRPVVPNRSITKDLKARGLMAMAKGVADPEIQLRVDAVDPDRWFAALSSLASFDRSSYGAQPNPGIDQARDWLIGEFSALGLQVTTQDFQVGSTSFHVDNVIARRTGSLYPNEWIVVGGHYDSRQGSISVPTQTPGAEDNASGCAGVLEAARVFTQFPPQRTMIFVCFAGEEQGLHGGSAYAQSLQTSGDLAKVDLAVIMDMIGYSGDSDLDVLLESSAALSPVFTPFLNMAATYTPQLRLVQDTSPCCSDHMPFISRSVPALLTIENDWNAYAHYHQTTDLPANITRALEMGGGILKMNIAVLADAAGFEAPILRDGFE is encoded by the coding sequence ATGCTCCCCGCCCTCGCCTTGGGCCTGCAGATGGGCCTGACCACCGCGACGCCGATGCCGGCGGCGCTGGTCTCGATCGGGCAGCATTCGCAATTCGAGCTCGACCGCTACACCCGCCAGATCGAGCAGGACGGCGGTTGGTGGCTGGAGATGGAGAACCGCCTGCTGGTCGTGGCGCCGCCGACGCGGCTGCCGGACTTGCTCGCCGGGCTGAAGGTCGAGCAGGACTTGGGTTGGTTGCGCCCGGACGATTTGGCGCTGCAGACGCGCGCCTGCGGCGTCGAGGAAGGCCCGCAGCTGCCGGCGATCGCCGACACCGGCCGCTTCGCCCTGGTGCGCACGCCCGCCACGTGGCTGCCGTACAAGTCTCCGGAAGTGTCCGAGTGGCGCCCGGTGGTGCCGAACCGCAGCATCACCAAGGACCTGAAAGCACGCGGTCTGATGGCGATGGCCAAGGGTGTGGCCGACCCGGAAATCCAGTTGCGCGTCGATGCGGTCGATCCCGATCGCTGGTTCGCGGCGCTGTCGAGTCTGGCCAGTTTCGATCGCTCCTCCTACGGCGCGCAACCCAACCCCGGCATCGACCAGGCCCGCGACTGGCTGATCGGCGAGTTCTCGGCGCTCGGCCTGCAGGTCACGACGCAGGACTTTCAGGTCGGCAGCACCAGCTTCCACGTCGACAACGTGATCGCGCGGCGCACCGGTTCGCTGTATCCCAACGAGTGGATCGTGGTCGGCGGTCACTACGACTCGCGCCAGGGGTCGATTTCGGTGCCGACGCAAACGCCGGGCGCCGAGGACAATGCTTCGGGTTGCGCCGGTGTGCTCGAAGCCGCGCGCGTGTTCACCCAGTTCCCGCCGCAGCGGACCATGATCTTCGTCTGCTTCGCCGGCGAGGAGCAGGGCCTGCACGGCGGCAGTGCCTACGCGCAGTCGCTGCAGACCAGCGGTGACCTGGCCAAGGTCGATCTGGCGGTGATCATGGACATGATCGGCTACTCCGGCGACAGCGATCTCGATGTGCTGCTGGAAAGCTCGGCGGCACTGTCGCCGGTATTCACCCCGTTCCTGAACATGGCCGCGACCTACACCCCGCAGTTGCGACTGGTGCAGGACACCAGCCCCTGCTGCTCCGACCACATGCCCTTCATCAGCCGCTCGGTGCCCGCGCTGCTGACCATCGAGAACGACTGGAATGCCTACGCGCATTACCACCAGACCACCGACCTGCCCGCCAACATCACCCGCGCGCTGGAAATGGGCGGCGGAATCTTGAAGATGAATATCGCGGTGCTGGCCGATGCCGCCGGTTTCGAGGCACCGATCCTGCGCGACGGATTCGAGTGA